In the genome of Harpia harpyja isolate bHarHar1 chromosome 8, bHarHar1 primary haplotype, whole genome shotgun sequence, the window TCTGAGCTGGCAGTGGTAAGGGCATTTACATCTGGCACTTTGCTAAGTGACTATCATGACGTAGAACTCCCTATTCTCGAACAGAAGTTTTGACCACATTCTGATGATATGTTGATAAAACCAAAAATTCTTCACTACTCTGTCCCTTCTGCAACCCTCAGCTGAGCCTGTTGGTATTGAAATGTGGTAGTTCTGGATCTCTCCAAGAAGGGACTAGCTAGAAGATGAGCACGTACAAGCCACCAGTATACTTCTGTACGCTggagaaacagaattttattttcctacttaATACAGATAGGACTGTTGGACTTGGCATCAGCTAAAATCAAAGCCATAGGTGCTCGGCTTCCAGCAGAATTTTACCTTCTTGCCTTCCACTCACCCCGTAACATTTCCCGACACTCAGCTGCTTTAATTTGTGAAGTTTGACTGCTGCTGTGTACCGCAGGACATAGATAGCAAGTTACGGTGATGCCACGTGTGCAGACCAGGAACAGTCCTTCCTCGGCGGTGCTCTTGTCTGCCGGTGCGGTTGCCTCCTGGTGCAACGCCCCGGCCATGCCAAGGAAAGGAAAGCGTGTGCTTAGCCTTCCTCCTCCACCTGTGCTCACGCGGCCTGTTTGGCGGTGGCACAGAAGGTCCCCAGTTCTCGTGTAGGAGGAATGTATGATGCTAAACTGGGGGCGGGGGATGAACAGGGGAAGGCTGACAAGTACAAAATGTATTTACTCCTGCCTTCTTGATTATGATGCAAGAGAAACCAGTGACTGGTCTTCTGCTCTGTGCTCTGGAAGCACTCTGTCAAGCAGCTGCAACTGCTGTGTCTTGGGCTTGTTCATTGGCAAAACTAGTATGAGATGAGGCATGAGCATAGAGCGGCCTTTCTGTCCAACTCCAGGAGCCCAGCACTCCATACCATTGCTGCCgtgacagagagagaaatgctgGCATCCTCTCCAGTCTCTCCCTCTCACTTGTGTCAGGTGGCATCCGCGCTGCTCAGTTGTGCAGCTCTCTGTGCCCAGCTGGGTTCCAGCTGACGTCTGCTGCTTTTTTATGGTCATGAAACAGTAACCGTTGTCGGTGACACCGTGGCAGTGGTGTGGCTATGTAAGCGTTAATTCTGCACTGAAGTATTTCCACCGGCTGCCAGCTTTGAACAGTAGTGATGCAAAGGGATCTCGTGCTACGGACCAAATGCTGCCACTTCCATTATGGTATCAACTCACTGTTTGTCAGGGGAGAGCCCGGTTGAAACTTAAAGGGATTAACTGTTTTTGGTTCTCCCCAAAGAAACTACTCCTCCAGCTGATACTCTGGTAGTGAATGGTTTAAGTTTACAGCTCACTAAACTTTTGGTGTATGCTGCTTATTTTACCAATGAGCATGTGTGAATGAGTAGTCACCGTCCAAGCCCTTGCTGATTCCTCATCGTTCGTACCCTTCACCACTGTACTATGTAGCATTTCATGCTAGAAACCAGATGTTCTTATCTCTTTAAATAGAAGATGTTATAAACTTTACAGAAGATGTCTAAGATAATGCAGTTCTAATATTTATTGTGCTGTACCTGGCCCTGAAGTGTGACCAGTTCAAACAgtttcatatatatttttgtcttttttgttttgtgtctgttttcAGTGTTGAGATTCAGATGTTCACTGCAAGTCTTCCCCCACAGCTCTGGGAGGAATTAAAAGATGGCCAGAACCCCACCACCTACTTTATCTTGTATATTTCATAATGTATGTTGCTGGAAATtgtgtaaaaaaagaaatttaaaaaaattgttgaagtcaatgaaaataaaattgatttaaaGTAGGTATTATCTGTCCTATTTTTTTATGTCAAACCAAACCTGTGCCATAGTGGTGTACACAGCATGCCATCAGGAAAGCTCACAGCTTGCTTAAAATCTCACTTCATCATTTTAGGGATTTCTTTGAACCTGTAAGCAGCACTTTGGCAGGGACACTTTACTTCAGTTCTCCCATTCCAGTACAGCTTGCATAATCTCCTCAGATATTACATAAAAGTTACAATGTAGTAAATATTCTTGTGACAGATATTTTTAGGACTACTTTTATTACAATGAAAGTATAACTGTAAACTTCCCTTTTACTGCTAGTAGCTGCCATGCATGCTCACACAACAATTGTAATTGTACCATTTTATGGCACTTAGCCAAGCCTTAAAATATTTCCTTGCCGCGTACCTCATGATGCGGAATGCACCTCCTACAATCTCAGCTGCCTGCTTCAGACAAACCGCTTGGAACTTTGGATCAGAAGACAAGCAGCACTGCTGGCCACAGCCTGAAAGTAACTTGTTGGCATTCCTTTTAAATAAGGAGTTGAGACCTTCTCTAAATAGCAACAGATGAAGTGAGAATATGCTAAAAACATGACATTCAGGTATTTTTGTACATATTTGACCACTGTGTAACACCTCTTTGaaggaattattttgcttttttgtatattatatatattagaGATACAGCAAGCTCGAATAGAGCAGATGTTCCAAGTAATCCCACTGCATTACAAAGAGGTGGAAGTCACAAGCTCGCTCCTGGCAACCACAGACTAGCCAGCAGTTCTCTGCAGACCTTAAGAAACCCATCGAGAGAAGCGACGAGTTCAGGTTTTGGCAGTTTGGAAGTTACCACCTGGCAGCGTCCTCACTTCGTCCACTCGGCTTTTGTGGATCTGGAAGGCAGGCGTCACCCAGCGGCCACAGGAACACTGCTCACCCCGCCAGCTGAAGGAGCCCAGCTTCGACGTGCATTTCGGACACAGAAGCTGCAAGAAAAACAGATGACCCAGTCTAAGGCGCACGCAGATGCAGGGCTATTTAAAAGGTACTTCTGGGGTACATTCAATTGTGGCAACCTGCGCTGAGCCAGCTCCTTCCCTTGTCACACTTCACAGAAGGTAAATGGgctgaaaaacaggcaaaaaagctAAACTGGCATGGCTGCGTAGTCCCAGGCTGTGCTGggccagctgtgctggcagaaggGAGGGGGTGTGGAAATGCAGTTGCTCAGACCCGCTGTGGTTCCGGGACAGTCAGCCAGAGACCACAACAGGTTTTCTAAGTCCCGCAAACTCTTTTCTCATactaaaaacaaacagcagataaGCCCTGTCCAACACTCTGGCTCATGTTCTCAGTCCAACGAGATCACCAGCTCATTTCTTTATAAAAGGCTATTTAGCATTTAAGAACCTGTTCATAAGCTGCAAAATTCACACCAGAAAGGCTGGGAGGCCTAGGTCTTCACATGGGGGCTTTCACATCAGGAAACAGAAACAGTTTGTTCTGCCTTTGCAAAAAAACAACATccaaaaaataaagcacatgctCCCGTTCACCTGTCCTTCCATTACTCCGAGCAACACTGGCTCCATCCACTGCACAGGCTCGGTGAAGTAAGAGGTACACTTTTCGCGGCCATCGCCCCAGAGCTGAGCAGAGTCTGTTATCCTCTTGTGGGCAAAGGCTGTCGGTCCGCTTCCTTCCGTGTGGGACAAAATGCTGGAACCACGGAACAGAGCGCGCCTGCCCTCCGtgacaaaggggggggggggggaaagaagtaaaatagTTGGTTTTTTACTGGGAAAACCTACAGACAATAGAAAACAGGGACATGGACCTCTTGACAGTGAGTGAGTGAACAGGATTACAAAtcctaaatttttttaatttagtctaaAAGGTCAGCAGGCACTGACTCCGTGCAGGGTTGCTCCTTAACAAATCTAGTGATTTGTGTCAGTTTGGGCTCTGCCCCACAGCTGTATGCCATCTTTTACATAGATCTATTTTCAAACAGTTCCTGCCTACTAAAACTTTAAATCTACACTCACATACTTGAAGAAACCTACAGCTAGGAAATAGCAGGATTATTCAATTTCACTTTAAGCAATCCATAAAAGGTAGTTAAAATGCAGTAAACCCCAAAATCTACCAGAAGCTGCTTCTGGAGAAACCGATTGTCAAAAACAAACTAGAAGTTACGGTTTCAGAGCAAGCAACTTCACAGAGCCAAGCGGAATTATGCCTGCCTACAGAACACGGCAGGTTAGGCTGCACAAGTGCTGCACAACTTCAAGGAACAAAAAGGTTTGTATTTCGTAAGATACTTTTATTTGTCTGATTTTTTGTGGCACACACGGTATGGTAACTTTGGCAAGAGCTCACCCCTGTCCTGACAATAATGACATACCCATTGATTTACATGGGCTCTTTTTCTCTTGGGTCAAtttcaaaatgacatttcatGGAGAAATAGAAAAGGTTCAGTACCTGCATTTCCTGCACCTGTAGAGAACCTCTGTGTTCGGAGTTTGACATATATTGGTTGGATCAACAGCAAAGACTTCTCGGGGCAAGTCTTGAAGTTCTGCAGAGGGAGGTCAGTACCAAGTTGTGAATCAGATCAACGCAGTCACGCTGCCATTTCCGCGGGACAAGACAGCACTGCGCCTCTGCCCCAGTGACAGCATGCAGAAGCCACATTCTTTGCATTCATTTGTCCACTCACCGATTCCATTAGATAAGCTAAAAATGAAAGAGCCTCATCCCACCACACCTAAGATCAGGATTTGCTTAATGCAAGGAACTGGGATCTAGACTTTGGCCTCAGCAATGGTAAAATAGTTGCCTTTTGCTTTATGTTCTTACTTAAAGAGGAAGTAAAGGCAGAGGAGGAGTTAGAACTGTTCTGCCAGTCTGTCAGTGTGCACAATACAGAAAGCTTGCGAATGGGAACTGCTAAGGAGAGTGACACATGAAGGGAGAGAGCGCTGTCACGCTGAATATGCAACACAGATCTTGCAAAAAAGCTACgggttattattttattataaaattacGCATACGCACACATATCTACTACAGTCACTCTTTGGCAAATTAGAGTATGAAAATTTACTTCATGCCTTAACTTCATCTCAGTTTTgcacttgctattttttttacTTTCGTCAACTTCTTTTTAGAGGATGTTAAGTTTGCTTAGCCAGGTACATAAAAATCAGGAAACTTCTCAAACTGACCTTTACCATTTCTGCGTTTTGCTAAAGAGAACAGTTCCTTACGGATCTTATTTCTCAGGCATCTCTcaaagacactttttttccccactgatgaGCAGCCATTCTCTAGGGCCAGTACGAACGTCTGGCTAGCCAACTCAAGGCTCGGCTGCTCCGAGGGTGATACTCAAAGCCAACCACCTCTGACACGGCCTTCTGCGTTCATTTCTAGGACAGACCGGTCCCACCTGGGACCACCCTCCTTAGGAGACTGCCCCAAGCTTCgctcccagcacccaccccgGCTCAAGGCCGGTGCTCCCAGTGCCCAgctcggccccgccgctccccgacTCACCGGGGTACCTCTCCGTGAGCATCTGCAGCCGGTACCGCTTGTAGAAGGCGCTGCTGCTGTCTACGGCGCAGCCCATGGCTTCGTAGAGCTTCAGCTGCCCTTGGAAACCCGGGTTCACCCTGCGGCGGAGAGCGAGAGGAGAGCGGGGTGAGGAGGCGCCGGGCCGGGAACGGGAGAcggcgggcaggggccggggacCCACTCGGCGTCGGGTTTGGCGGTCCTGACGACGGCGTAAGCCTCCTCCCAGCCGAGTCCCTCCGTCTTCATGAGGTAGGCGGTCACCACGGCCACGCTGCGGCTCACCCCGGCCTGGCTGCAAGGCAAGGACAGGATAGGAAAAGGACGGGCCGGCCGTAGAGGAACGTcgcccgggggggggacgggacacacgacggccggcccgccgccccggccctcACCAGCGGACGAGgacggcgccgccgcccgccctcgcCGCGTCGATGAAGGCGGCGCAGTCGTCCAGGCGGCTCAGCAGGTCGGCGCCGGGCTCGTCCCGCGCCCGGACGTGCATGgcccgcagccccggcggcggcggcggttcctCCTCCGCCTCCACCGTTAGCACCGCCaccacccccgccgccgccagcgacTCCGGGGACGAGCACGATTCCGCGCCGCCCACGTAGAGCCCCGGTAGGACCGGCACcatcccgccgccgccccggcaaCCGGGAACCACCGACATGGCGGCGGAGCCGCCGCGACCGAGCGGGGCGCCGcccccaagatggcggcggcgccgCTCCCAAGATGGCGGCTGCCGAGGGTCGGTGTTGCCATGGCGACGGCGGGGCCGGCCTTGTCGATGGCGGCTGTGGCAGTTCCTGCTGGGAACCGGGGCAGGCCGGCGGCCTTGACAGGCAGGAGAAACCTGGGAAGTGATGTCAGGGCACCGCTTGCTTTTCCCTTTACTTATTTAAGTCATGATTTCCATAAAAATCCTCGCACATTCTGTGAGTACCGGGGCAatgctctcccctccccatccgCAAGTGTCTGGCTCGCCTCGTCCTTGTTAAAGTCGAGGGGTCTCCCACCTCCCTGTCCTGTCTCCTTACAAGTgctcagaaaacaaatacataccGCTAAAGAATCTCCCAATACGTTGTTATTAAAATCCCGTTATTTTCTAAGTTTATCTTGTGGTTTTGAGGCCCCCGTTTGCTCCTGTTTGTGTGGTTTgcattgacaatttttttttttttttggagatggGGTAGAAACGGCTCTCTGACACTCTCAGAGTGGTTTTCTAGTAACTGCACGGAGTCAGTGGGCTGCTTTTTTGAGACGGGTGCCAGGAGTTTGCTTCACTGCAGCGTCCCGTGGGGGTTAGAACAGATACAGATAGATCAGAGGTGAGCACAGTGACCACAGGAAAACCCAATGTCCCAGCTTCCGAATCCGATTTCTGCTATCCTTACCCCTCAGAGTAGTCCTGCGATGCCAATGGCAAGCGTGGTACGGAAAGGAGGCTTAGAGGAGCGGTTACCTGGGAAGCCACACCGGGATCCATATTCCAGGTTGTGAATCACCAGCTTGGAGATTAAAACCAAACAGCGGGGCTGTGAGGAGCCTTCCCTTACTGTGCGATCCCTGGCTGCTCTGTAGGACAGTCACCGCGAGCAGGATTCTCCGTCTGAGCTGAGTTTCCCTACGGGAAATCAAACACATGGAAAGTCTGCTGGGAAATGCATCAGCTTGCTGCTAAGGTCTGTTACGTGGCCACATCCACCTAAGTGGGAGCGCAGTCAGCACGCAGAAGAAAGCTGACAGCGGTTAGCCTTAACTCTTTCTAGATTGAGGCTTCTCATTCAGGACTCAAA includes:
- the DUSP12 gene encoding dual specificity protein phosphatase 12 translates to MSVVPGCRGGGGMVPVLPGLYVGGAESCSSPESLAAAGVVAVLTVEAEEEPPPPPGLRAMHVRARDEPGADLLSRLDDCAAFIDAARAGGGAVLVRCQAGVSRSVAVVTAYLMKTEGLGWEEAYAVVRTAKPDAEVNPGFQGQLKLYEAMGCAVDSSSAFYKRYRLQMLTERYPELQDLPREVFAVDPTNICQTPNTEVLYRCRKCRRALFRGSSILSHTEGSGPTAFAHKRITDSAQLWGDGREKCTSYFTEPVQWMEPVLLGVMEGQLLCPKCTSKLGSFSWRGEQCSCGRWVTPAFQIHKSRVDEVRTLPGGNFQTAKT